Below is a window of Drosophila miranda strain MSH22 chromosome 3, D.miranda_PacBio2.1, whole genome shotgun sequence DNA.
GTCAGGCTTAACGTTAGGCTAATATTAACACTCCTCTAGCATTCTTCCTCTTGATTATAGACTTTCGATTactattttgtttttgtttttgtttttgtttgccttgAAATATGGAACACTAGAGTTTTAAAATAGTTTGTAACTAATTTTATTTCAACTGCGTTTCAATTTTCGCTTcggtttttatttactttttatttttatttttatttcaatttttaATTGCTaatctttttttgttttttttatatttatttttttcatttAACAACACTAAacactgttttttttttatatattttgtttttgtttaatttctgttttaatttaattttttagaGTCTTCACTCAGTATTTTCCCCACTTGATGCATgccacacacgcacgcacacacacacacacacacacgttaGAGGCTTTgcttgaaaaaaaaaaaaagatctTTTGGATTTGTAAATAGTTTCACTTTTCAACCTTTgtggtgtgcgtgtgtgcgtgtgtgcgtgtgtgtgtgtgtgtgtgtgtgtgtgtggagacTGTAATTCCAAAGTTTTGGTTTTGATTCGTTTTCAATGATTGTGTGGCGTGTGGCATGTGGAATATTCTAGAAAAGTATCTATAGCTGTGATGTGATGTGTGGAGACTTTTGTATTCAAAGGATTCAAAAGGAATTAATTACGTGAGAGATTGGtacaatacaaaaaaaaccccCAACCCCCAGCCGCTTCTCTGCCGCCTGCCAGTTAGATGCATGTCGATGGCGCCACGACTGTGGgtcctgctgctgccggcgCCACACTGATCGTGGTGGCCGGCATGGCCGTCACTGTGGTGGCCACCACTGCCCCCAACTGGGGCTGATAGTGATGGTGCCCCACATAGGTGGCGTGCGGCTGCTGGGCGGTGTACTTCAGCAGGTGGTGCTGCTGGGGGGCCGCCTGCAGCGAGATGAACGGCGCCGCCTGAATGGGGATGCAGTTCGAGTTGTAGTCGCTGCTCAGCACCAGAGTGGGCGTGGCATCGGTGTAGTAGGCCGGGGCCGCCTTCAAGTAGGTGGTCGTTGTGGGGGCGGCGGCATACTGCTGCTGGGCCGTGGGCATGGTGGCTGTCGATGTGGTGGACAGAGTCGTAGCCGACGAGAGGGTGGGCGAGGTGGCTATCGAGcaggaggacgacgacgaagCCGACGAGGGGGAATAGGGCGAGCTGCAGTGGTAGGTGATGTGTGGCTGttgatgtggatgtggatgtggctgttgctgttgctgttgctgctgctgctgcggctgatAGATGCTTTTGTTCTGGTAGTAGTTGCCGTTGCTGTGGTAGCTGTACTGCTGCTGtagcggctgctgctgctgctgctgctgctgctgttgttgttgttgttgctgctgctgtggctgttgttgcGGCTCAATGATGATCAAATTTCCAGCGCCATTAAAGCCAGAATTGGGAGcgacagcagctgcagctgcagcagcattggcctgctgttgctgttcgtTTGGATTTGTGATCATGGCAGCCATGATGTTGGCCGGCGGCAGGACAATGGGTATGTGATAGTATTTACACTGCTTGCGGCGGCACTGGCTGTTGGCATGATCGCGGCAGACAGCAACACGTTGATCAATCACCTCGACCTTGTCATCTGCGCGGCGTGCGTGGAAAGAGAACGGGACACAAATTAGTAAGGCACACACCACATACAGAGTAAAGGCGGTTTTTTGGATTGACTAGAAAACGGTGAAAGGTCTTTCAAAAAATATCGTTTCATGATCGTATGAGAGCATGAGGGGACGAGGAGTGGGACACGGCGACATACTATCGTAACAAAACCCTTGTGAAAGTCATCCGATCTTCGATCtctacatttttttttttatcattttCTCTGGTGTAtttctttgtgtgtgtttgtaatAGATATATCTTCGATTAAGCCAAAACGAAAATcgaaataaaaccaaaaaataaCAGATAACAGGAAACAGAAATTGATTTTCccaaaaattcaataaaaaaaaaaaaaaaaaaaaaacgtcaGCCAATTGCAGCGGTAAAAAAATGAATGTtcgtgttttcctaactacaAATCAGAATAAAAGTCGGAAGTCGGAAAAGTCTTCTCAACAAATCTCTAGAAT
It encodes the following:
- the LOC108158029 gene encoding muscleblind-like protein 2 isoform X17; protein product: MANVVNMNSLFNAKDSRWLQLEVCREFQRNKCSRQDTECKFAHPPANVEVQNGKVTACYDSIKQFSGMVPFKRPAGEKSGIPVYQPGATTYQQLMQPYVPVSSNQKIPLNASCVIYTDASGQLLDTLPVCQDFNRSMCSRLNCRFVHLTEDDKVEVIDQRVAVCRDHANSQCRRKQCKYYHIPIVLPPANIMAAMITNPNEQQQQANAAAAAAAVAPNSGFNGAGNLIIIEPQQQPQQQQQQQQQQQQQQQQQPLQQQYSYHSNGNYYQNKSIYQPQQQQQQQQQQPHPHPHQQPHITYHCSSPYSPSSASSSSSCSIATSPTLSSATTLSTTSTATMPTAQQQYAAAPTTTTYLKAAPAYYTDATPTLVLSSDYNSNCIPIQAAPFISLQAAPQQHHLLKYTAQQPHATYVGHHHYQPQLGAVVATTVTAMPATTISVAPAAAGPTVVAPSTCI
- the LOC108158029 gene encoding muscleblind-like protein 2 isoform X16 produces the protein MANVVNMNSLFNAKDSRWLQLEVCREFQRNKCSRQDTECKFAHPPANVEVQNGKVTACYDSIKGRCNREKPPCKYFHPPQHLKDQLLINGRNHLALKNALMQQMGIAPGQPVISGQVPAVATNPYLSGIPANSYSPYYTTGHLVPTLLGPDPSAVSAQLGPVVPQAVQVQQQKIPRSDRLEQFSGMVPFKRPAGEKSGIPVYQPGATTYQQLMQPYVPVSYDKVEVIDQRVAVCRDHANSQCRRKQCKYYHIPIVLPPANIMAAMITNPNEQQQQANAAAAAAAVAPNSGFNGAGNLIIIEPQQQPQQQQQQQQQQQQQQQQQPLQQQYSYHSNGNYYQNKSIYQPQQQQQQQQQQPHPHPHQQPHITYHCSSPYSPSSASSSSSCSIATSPTLSSATTLSTTSTATMPTAQQQYAAAPTTTTYLKAAPAYYTDATPTLVLSSDYNSNCIPIQAAPFISLQAAPQQHHLLKYTAQQPHATYVGHHHYQPQLGAVVATTVTAMPATTISVAPAAAGPTVVAPSTCI
- the LOC108158029 gene encoding muscleblind-like protein 2 isoform X15, giving the protein MANVVNMNSLFNAKDSRWLQLEVCREFQRNKCSRQDTECKFAHPPANVEVQNGKVTACYDSIKGRCNREKPPCKYFHPPQHLKDQLLINGRNHLALKNALMQQMGIAPGQPVISGQVPAVATNPYLSGIPANSYSPYYTTGHLVPTLLGPDPSAVSAQLGPVVPQAVQVQQQKIPRSDRLEQFSGMVPFKRPAGEKSGIPVYQPGATTYQQLMQPYVPVSSNQKIPLNASCVIYTDASGQLLDTLPVCQDFNRSMCSRLNCRFVHLTEDDKVEVIDQRVAVCRDHANSQCRRKQCKYYHIPIVLPPANIMAAMITNPNEQQQQANAAAAAAAVAPNSGFNGAGNLIIIEPQQQPQQQQQQQQQQQQQQQQQPLQQQYSYHSNGNYYQNKSIYQPQQQQQQQQQQPHPHPHQQPHITYHCSSPYSPSSASSSSSCSIATSPTLSSATTLSTTSTATMPTAQQQYAAAPTTTTYLKAAPAYYTDATPTLVLSSDYNSNCIPIQAAPFISLQAAPQQHHLLKYTAQQPHATYVGHHHYQPQLGAVVATTVTAMPATTISVAPAAAGPTVVAPSTCI